One Phaseolus vulgaris cultivar G19833 chromosome 4, P. vulgaris v2.0, whole genome shotgun sequence DNA window includes the following coding sequences:
- the LOC137836625 gene encoding uncharacterized protein, translated as MGNYISCTLSAAGNRHWRGIKVVFPSGEVQKFEEGVKAAELMLEMPSFFVVNTRSLQIGRRFCALNADEELECGNVYVMHPMKRLNSVVTPSDMGALLLTAKRVTAKVRVAPEKEAEEAKLKLDGIEEFSSPEFMHRLSISRSKKPLLETIAEEAVCARS; from the coding sequence ATGGGGAACTACATTTCTTGCACTCTATCAGCAGCAGGGAACAGGCATTGGAGGGGCATAAAGGTGGTATTTCCAAGTGGGGAGGTTCAGAAGTTTGAAGAAGGAGTTAAAGCAGCAGAACTGATGCTTGAGATGCCAAGCTTCTTTGTGGTGAACACTCGATCTCTACAGATTGGACGAAGGTTTTGTGCACTGAACGCGGATGAGGAGCTTGAGTGTGGCAACGTTTATGTGATGCATCCCATGAAGAGGCTTAACTCTGTGGTCACACCATCTGACATGGGTGCCCTGTTGCTCACTGCCAAAAGGGTCACTGCAAAAGTGAGAGTTGCTCCTGAGAAAGAAGCAGAGGAGGCCAAGTTGAAGCTTGACGGGATTGAAGAGTTTTCTAGCCCCGAGTTCATGCACAGGTTGTCCATTAGCAGGTCAAAGAAACCTTTGCTTGAGACCATAGCAGAAGAAGCAGTGTGTGCAAGATCATAA